A single Caldisericum sp. DNA region contains:
- a CDS encoding UPF0182 family protein: MIGLIILLLYVVFALPLIIKSSKLKMRNPPFRLVKKEFVILIVGFVVVTIFISSTNFLTNFLWFKSVNFESVFLKRIVVQILLFLVGFTVSFFLYFISFYVPERHEELEIGEKVINIVRFAVPLVLAIFTGSALSSQFEKVLMFVYRTPANITDPIFHKDISFYLFTYPFLSVLLSTLISIFVTAFLVEEFVYILYIRPNFSKNSRVNLHATNLLSVLVSLILFAVSFKVYFSIYTLLLQKSGAVFGIGYTDYYLRVPLFKIISLLLIIAGVVLIIYAFIPRFTQRGPVFRILIASAVVVVLFYLVVPNVFQALVVQPTELQREKQFLAYNINGTLQGFNLDKVVVSEIRDLKPITRELLNNNKTIVDNFRFWDWRALKDTYQQIQSIRLYYAFNDVDVDRYTISNSLREVLVSARELDQKLLPETSKTWVNLHLKFTHGYGICMNTVNEFTQEGLPNLLIKDIPPVSTVPELNVVRPEIYFGELTNNYIIVNTATDEFDYPKGEENVYSKYKSDKGIKMTPLNRFLYAINFNDVNFLFSRYINSQSRLLYVRNIQERVSKIAPYLKFDSDPYIVLGTDGKLYWIIDAYTISNFYPYSEPVYAYDSYLNYIRNSVKCVVDAYTGDVNFYIVDESDPIAKTLSKAFPTLLHSFNDMPEFLKSHMRYPDDLMKIQGYVYLTYHMTDPEVFYNKEDAWDIAKEKYYAQTQEVIPYYAIVKDKKGNYTFANIYAFTPLGKNNLVALMIADCAKDNFGDLNLLRFPKDRLVYGPLQIEARIDQDSEISKVLTLWNQQGSEVIRGNLLTIPIDTSIIYFEPIYLQANTAKFPQIKKIVLSTQDKLVWGDTFEDALNLLLGEATTETPKPTEGNIKELVELAKMHFENYKKYVAQGDYAKAGEELKAVEELIVEIENLSKNP, encoded by the coding sequence ATGATTGGGCTAATTATACTTTTGCTTTATGTCGTTTTCGCGCTGCCTTTGATTATAAAGAGTAGTAAATTAAAAATGAGAAATCCGCCGTTTCGTCTTGTAAAAAAGGAGTTTGTAATTCTTATTGTAGGATTTGTAGTTGTTACTATTTTTATTTCTTCTACAAATTTTCTTACAAACTTTCTTTGGTTTAAGAGTGTGAATTTCGAAAGCGTGTTCCTGAAAAGAATTGTTGTTCAAATATTACTTTTTCTTGTTGGTTTTACGGTTTCATTTTTCCTTTATTTTATTTCCTTCTATGTCCCTGAGAGGCACGAAGAACTTGAGATTGGAGAAAAAGTTATAAACATCGTTCGCTTTGCAGTACCTCTTGTACTTGCAATTTTTACAGGTTCGGCTTTATCCTCACAGTTTGAGAAGGTTTTGATGTTCGTTTATAGGACACCCGCAAACATTACTGACCCGATTTTTCACAAGGACATAAGTTTCTATCTTTTTACATACCCGTTTTTGAGTGTGTTACTTTCAACGCTTATTTCGATATTTGTTACGGCATTCTTAGTTGAAGAATTTGTTTATATCCTTTACATACGCCCTAATTTCTCAAAAAACTCAAGAGTTAATCTTCATGCAACCAATCTTTTGTCTGTGCTTGTGTCGCTTATACTTTTCGCTGTTTCTTTTAAGGTTTACTTCAGTATATATACTCTACTCCTGCAAAAAAGTGGTGCTGTTTTTGGTATAGGCTATACAGATTACTATTTGAGGGTCCCGCTTTTTAAAATCATCTCGCTTCTTTTGATTATTGCAGGTGTTGTTCTTATTATTTATGCTTTCATTCCTCGCTTCACACAAAGGGGACCAGTTTTTAGAATCCTTATAGCAAGTGCTGTAGTGGTAGTTTTATTTTATCTTGTTGTCCCGAATGTATTTCAGGCGCTCGTTGTCCAGCCCACAGAACTTCAGCGGGAGAAACAGTTTCTTGCTTATAACATAAATGGAACTCTTCAGGGCTTTAATCTTGATAAGGTTGTTGTTTCAGAGATTAGAGACCTCAAACCTATCACAAGAGAACTGTTGAACAATAACAAGACAATTGTTGATAACTTTAGATTCTGGGATTGGCGAGCGCTTAAGGATACATATCAGCAAATCCAGTCAATAAGACTCTACTATGCGTTTAACGATGTAGATGTTGATAGATACACCATAAGTAATTCTCTTAGAGAAGTACTTGTTTCCGCAAGAGAACTCGACCAAAAACTGCTTCCTGAAACCTCAAAAACATGGGTAAATCTTCATCTCAAGTTTACTCACGGATATGGTATATGTATGAACACAGTTAACGAATTTACACAGGAAGGTTTGCCGAACCTTCTTATAAAAGATATCCCACCTGTATCTACTGTCCCTGAGCTAAATGTAGTGCGACCCGAAATATACTTTGGAGAACTAACAAACAACTACATTATTGTAAATACGGCAACGGATGAGTTTGATTATCCAAAAGGAGAGGAAAATGTTTATTCGAAATACAAAAGCGACAAAGGCATAAAGATGACTCCTTTAAATAGATTCCTTTATGCTATTAATTTTAACGATGTTAATTTCCTGTTCTCACGCTATATTAATTCTCAAAGTAGGCTTCTCTATGTGAGAAACATTCAAGAAAGGGTCTCAAAGATTGCCCCATATTTGAAATTTGACTCCGATCCTTATATCGTTCTTGGAACAGATGGAAAACTTTATTGGATTATCGATGCCTACACTATTTCTAATTTCTATCCCTACTCAGAACCTGTTTATGCTTATGATTCATATCTCAATTACATAAGAAATTCAGTAAAATGCGTGGTTGATGCTTATACTGGTGATGTGAATTTCTATATTGTAGACGAGAGTGATCCAATTGCTAAAACCCTTTCTAAGGCATTTCCAACGCTTCTTCATAGTTTCAATGATATGCCTGAATTCTTAAAATCCCATATGCGCTATCCCGATGACTTAATGAAAATTCAGGGATATGTTTATCTAACTTATCATATGACCGACCCTGAAGTTTTCTACAACAAAGAGGATGCATGGGACATTGCAAAGGAAAAATACTATGCACAGACGCAAGAAGTAATCCCTTACTATGCAATTGTGAAGGATAAAAAAGGAAACTACACTTTTGCAAACATCTATGCATTCACACCACTTGGAAAGAATAATCTTGTTGCTCTTATGATTGCTGATTGCGCAAAAGACAATTTTGGGGACCTAAATCTCCTACGTTTTCCAAAAGATAGACTTGTTTATGGACCTCTACAAATCGAAGCAAGGATAGACCAGGATTCAGAGATTTCTAAGGTTCTTACACTCTGGAACCAGCAAGGATCAGAAGTAATAAGAGGGAACCTTCTTACGATACCTATTGATACTTCCATAATATACTTTGAGCCTATCTATTTGCAGGCTAATACTGCAAAATT